The Pyrus communis chromosome 9, drPyrComm1.1, whole genome shotgun sequence genome has a segment encoding these proteins:
- the LOC137746088 gene encoding FRIGIDA-like protein 5 isoform X2: MEKIEAELKEAETKQRSLSKAYECIHAQATALIIFAVQWKDLEEHFESTRYSLGSRFRELAHRETVVRVRDEELAAKEMKFNSEIESKADELGRIQSLIDEKAEEVIQSKNHLYSLQSLILEHNNEVMVQEKRLMEVESFVGEKKRECDSIERRVKERMKKLNWVERMVDEKSKLAELKAEKVRGFEEALEKCVEKTELKERELNEIIGSIEERKEEFSWIGEQILEAEKLIKVQEEQLDLKEEKFKEAQKAVEECDKELKLREERIKEAERAVEECDKELKMKKEKLSAIEKSLVECLNAVESRETKIREIDSKKDKDFCLRERSLEEWSCKLDFKERELILKERNVELKAGELRKSKEEGEKYLESLSQGLKEKENQLQGFDKELRLKQKEIDLIKKSTDERAKDLELKERQLEDRAKEHSLKQKEFDSIKKFTEERGQNLELKERQLDDQAKELELKHKEFDSIKKFSEERSQKLKLKERQLEDRAKELELKHKEFDSLKKFSEEHTQNLKAKENTSILLSQVKIEQLEHIPANNAVVPSPASNQSSVNMDGRGLLLLINEHLKNYVLVGSEISAVLQASPDPAKLVLDSMQGLHHSNSRADKSRCGYDLSITRVSCILLLETLKSISPQINPEVKEEAIKLAGDWKVKMTTRMENCLEVLGFLRFVSTYEITSFYDAIQSLCAIVAKDEHTTELSWPLGFTDKAPAKTETPESLLVKNAGTFSSPNLQLSDTTDASHLQGVLNEIFSRDCLLQNETWATFQMSSDPEKFVMDVMQTSFAKYCTVEDVGFRETVMSKCISLLDKLMRIKPHVGPHVNKDALKLAVHWKSKIGAGTQAFELLGFLQFIATYGLLSMFNREILVFLGRISQQEQALEACQTLGLADKIPDFIRNLIEKNQLIEAVRLICPFKLIDKFHPVPLLKEFVENAKRLCIQNSKRSKSLDEKDKCINNQIADLRVVIQCIKDCKLEFEYPSRFIETRIAFLEKLKEDRRCPKISPPSKVEQHNQKNSPVSKVEQQEQKKAPASKVEGKEQKKSHDPRVEGREQKKSAASKGAGQEQKKSLSRVEGQEQIKSLASNVEQGAAMPLAFIVEGREQKISVPSKVEPEHHRSGQKVEGQEQKKSAASTGAVQEQKKSPFSNVEQGVEKPLASTVEGQEQKRSVPSKVEPEQHRRGQKRRPNTLPHRFQPQQQRQSKYHRTSESIGPGYRKPSLWHENYRHRGQFGGDDNSYEIGANAGTGFTAIPNPRPCVPD, encoded by the exons ATGGAGAAGATAGAGGCAGAATTGAAGGAGGCGGAGACGAAGCAGAGGAGTCTGAGCAAGGCGTACGAGTGCATACACGCGCAGGCAACAGCGCTTATTATCTTCGCCGTGCAATGGAAGGACCTGGAGGAGCACTTTGAGTCGACTCGGTACTCGCTCGGGTCGCGATTCCGGGAACTCGCCCACCGCGAGACGGTGGTCCGTGTGCGGGACGAGGAGTTGGCGGCGAAGGAGATGAAGTTCAACTCGGAAATTGAATCGAAAGCGGACGAGTTGGGGAGGATTCAGAGTCTGATCGATGAGAAGGCTGAGGAGGTTATACAGAGTAAGAACCACTTGTACTCTCTCCAGTCTTTGATTCTGGAACATAATAATGAGGTTATGGTGCAAGAAAAGAGGTTGATGGAGGTTGAGAGTTTTGTTGGGGAGAAGAAGAGGGAGTGCGATTCGATTGAGAGACGGGTTAAGGAGCGGATGAAGAAGTTGAATTGGGTTGAGAGAATGGTGGACGAGAAGTCGAAATTGGCTGAGTTGAAGGCGGAGAAAGTGCGGGGGTTTGAAGAGGCGTTGGAAAAGTGTGTAGAGAAGACTGAGTTGAAGGAGAGGGAGTTGAATGAGATTATCGGGTCGATTGAGGAGCGCAAAGAGGAGTTCAGTTGGATAGGAGAGCAGATTTTGGAGGCGGAAAAGTTGATTAAGGTGCAAGAGGAGCAGTTGGAtttgaaagaagagaaatttaAGGAGGCGCAAAAGGCGGTTGAAGAGTGTGACAAAGAGTTGAAATTAAGAGAGGAGCGGATTAAGGAGGCGGAAAGGGCGGTTGAAGAATGTGACAAGGAgttgaaaatgaagaaggagAAACTTAGTGCGATAGAGAAATCGTTAGTGGAGTGCTTGAATGCCGTGGAATCAAGGGAGACAAAGATTAGGGAAATAGACTCGAAAAAAGATAAAGATTTTTGCTTGCGTGAGAGATCGTTGGAGGAGTGGTCCTGTAAGCTTGATTTCAAAGAGAGGGAACTTATATTGAAAGAGAGAAATGTCGAGTTAAAAGCTGGGGAACTCAGAAAGTCGAAAGAAGAAGGCGAAAAGTATTTGGAATCTCTCTCACAGGGACTTAAGGAGAAAGAGAACCAACTTCAAGGCTTTGACAAAGAGCTCAGATTGAAGCAGAAAGAAATTGATTTGATCAAAAAATCCACTGACGAACGCGccaaagacctggaattgaaAGAGAGGCAACTTGAAGATCGGGCCAAAGAGCATTCGTTGAAGCAGAAAGAATTTGATTCGATCAAAAAGTTCACTGAAGAACGCGGCCAAAACCTTGAACTGAAAGAGAGGCAACTTGATGACCAAGCCAAAGAGCTTGAATTGAAGCATAAAGAATTTGATTCGATAAAAAAATTCTCTGAAGAACGCAGCCAAAAACTTAAACTGAAAGAGAGGCAACTTGAAGACCGAGCCAAAGAGCTTGAATTGAAGCATAAAGAGTTTGATTCGTTAAAAAAATTCAGCGAGGAACACACCCAAAACCTGAAAGCGAAAGAAAATACTAGTATTCTTCTTTCTCAAGTGAAAATTGAGCAATTGGAACATATCCCTGCCAACAATGCTGTTGTTCCTTCTCCCGCAAGTAACCAGTCCAGCGTCAATATGGATGGTAGAGGCTTGCTGTTGTTAATAAACGAGCATTTGAAGAACTATGTTCTAGTGGGTAGTGAAATCTCAGCTGTTCTTCAGGCATCCCCAGACCCGGCAAAACTGGTTTTGGATTCTATGCAAGGGTTGCACCATTCAAATTCAAGAGCGGACAAAAGCAGGTGTGGTTATGATTTGAGCATTACTAGAGTGAGCTGTATCCTTTTGTTGGAGACTTTAAAGAGTATCTCCCCCCAAATTAACCCTGAGGTGAAAGAAGAAGCAATTAAGTTGGCAGGTGATTGGAAGGTTAAAATGACGACTAGGATGGAGAATTGCTTGGAGGTTTTGGGTTTTCTGCGGTTTGTTAGTACATACGAAATCACCTCGTTTTATGATGCGATTCAAAGTCTTTGTGCGATCGTTGCTAAGGATGAACACACAACTGAATTATCCTGGCCCCTTGGTTTCACTGATAAGGCACCCG CCAAAACTGAGACACCAGAATCTTTACTGGTAAAAAATGCAGGGACTTTTTCTTCTCCGAATCTTCAACTATCTGACACCACAGATGCTAGTCATTTGCAGGGGGTTTTAAATGAGATTTTCAGTAGGGATTGTCTGTTGCAGAACGAAACTTGGGCTACTTTTCAAATGTCGTCAGATCCAGAAAAGTTTGTGATGGATGTGATGCAAACTTCTTTTGCTAAATACTGCACAGTAGAAGATGTTGGTTTTAGAGAAACTGTCATGTCGAAGTGCATTTCACTACTCGACAAGCTAATGAGAATTAAACCACATGTTGGACCTCATGTTAACAAAGATGCCCTAAAGCTAGCAGTCCACTGGAAATCGAAAATTGGTGCAGGCACCCAAGCCTTCgaacttttgggttttttgcAGTTCATAGCTACATATGGACTGCTTTCTATGTTTAATAGAGAGATTTTAGTGTTTCTTGGGAGGATTTCTCAGCAGGAGCAGGCACTAGAAGCATGTCAGACACTTGGTTTAGCTGATAAGATCCCTG ATTTCATTCGGAATCTTATTGAAAAGAATCAACTAATTGAAGCTGTTCGATTGATTTGCCCGTTCAAGTTAATTGACAAGTTCCACCCAGTACCACTCTTGAAAGAATTTGTGGAGAATGCAAAGAGGTTGTGCATACAAAATAGCAAGAGAAGTAAATCACTTGATGAAAAG GATAAATGTATAAACAACCAGATTGCTGATCTTAGAGTTGTGATTCAATGTATCAAGGATTGCAAACTCGAGTTCGAGTACCCTTCCAGGTTCATTGAAACAAGAATAGCTTTTCTGGAAAAACTAAAGGAGGATCGGAGATGTCCAAAGATATCTCCTCCCTCCAAGGTTGAACAACACAATCAGAAAAATTCTCCGGTCTCCAAGGTTGAACAACAAGAGCAGAAAAAAGCTCCTGCCTCCAAAGTTGAGGGAAAAGAGCAGAAAAAGTCGCATGACCCTAGGGTTGAAGGACGAGAGCAGAAAAAGTCTGCTGCCTCCAAAGGTGCGGGGCAAGAgcaaaaaaaatctctctctagggttgAGGGACAAGAGCAGATCAAATCTCTTGCCTCCAATGTCGAACAAGGGGCAGCAATGCCCCTTGCTTTCATTGTTGAGGGACGAGAGCAGAAAATATCTGTTCCCTCCAAGGTTGAACCAGAACACCACAGAAGTGGTCAGAAAGTTGAGGGACAAGAGCAGAAAAAATCTGCTGCCTCCACAGGTGCGGTGCAAGAGCAAAAAAAATCTCCGTTCTCCAATGTCGAACAAGGGGTAGAAAAGCCTCTTGCTTCCACTGTTGAGGGACAAGAGCAGAAAAGATCAGTTCCCTCTAAGGTTGAACCAGAACAACACAGAAGAGGTCAGAAACGTAGACCCAACACTTTGCCACATAGGTTTCAACCACAGCAACAGCGTCAAAGCAAGTATCATCGGACATCTGAATCAATCGGCCCAGGGTATCGGAAGCCATCTTTGTGGCATGAAAACTATAGACACCGTGGGCAGTTCGGTGGGGATGACAACAGCTATGAAATTGGTGCTAATGCTGGTACCGGTTTTACTGCCATCCCGAATCCTCGTCCTTGTGTTCCTGATTAG